From Thermodesulfobacteriota bacterium, a single genomic window includes:
- the tgt gene encoding tRNA guanosine(34) transglycosylase Tgt, translated as MFSFIKSVEDTATRARAGVMETGRGAVHTPVFMPVGTLATVKSLSPEDLEECGAQIILANTYHLYLRPGCDVIDRFSGVHRFMGWDRPVLTDSGGFQVFSLAKLSKVTEEGAAFQSHIDGSAHLLTPESVMDIQASLDSDIRMCLDQCISFPAERQAARQAADLTTRWARRCLDRWRQTGADKRSALFGIVQGGMFPDLRQQSAAELTALDFPGYALGGLSVGESVETRLEIAGLSLPLLPADKPRYIMGVGTPAELVELVSLGADMFDCVMPTRNARNGQFFTAGGTLNIRNARYAADDGPVDGRCGCYACRRFSRAYLRHLFMSRELLAYRLATIHNVYYFVQLLNSIRTAIASGAFDSFRKQFYSQLEGNKNDD; from the coding sequence ATGTTCAGTTTTATAAAATCAGTCGAAGACACCGCCACCCGGGCCCGGGCCGGCGTCATGGAAACAGGTCGGGGAGCGGTGCATACGCCGGTGTTCATGCCCGTCGGCACCCTGGCCACGGTCAAGTCCCTGTCGCCGGAGGACCTGGAGGAATGCGGCGCCCAGATCATTCTGGCCAATACCTATCATTTATATTTACGGCCCGGCTGCGACGTAATCGACCGGTTTTCCGGCGTTCACCGGTTCATGGGCTGGGACCGGCCGGTGCTGACCGACAGCGGCGGCTTTCAGGTGTTTTCCCTGGCCAAACTGTCCAAAGTGACCGAGGAGGGAGCCGCCTTTCAGTCTCACATCGACGGTTCCGCCCACCTGCTCACCCCGGAAAGCGTCATGGACATCCAGGCCAGCCTGGATTCGGATATCCGCATGTGCCTGGATCAGTGCATTTCCTTTCCGGCCGAAAGGCAGGCCGCCCGGCAGGCCGCCGACCTGACCACCCGCTGGGCCCGCCGCTGCCTGGACAGATGGCGGCAGACCGGCGCCGACAAACGAAGCGCCCTGTTCGGCATCGTCCAGGGCGGCATGTTTCCGGATCTGCGGCAACAATCGGCGGCGGAACTGACGGCCCTGGATTTTCCCGGGTATGCCCTGGGCGGTTTGAGCGTAGGTGAATCCGTGGAAACGCGGCTTGAAATCGCCGGTCTGTCCCTGCCCCTGCTGCCGGCCGACAAACCGCGCTATATCATGGGCGTGGGCACGCCGGCGGAACTGGTGGAGCTGGTGTCCCTGGGTGCGGACATGTTCGACTGCGTCATGCCAACCCGCAACGCCCGCAACGGCCAGTTTTTTACCGCCGGCGGCACGCTGAATATCCGCAACGCCCGTTACGCCGCTGATGACGGGCCGGTTGACGGCCGGTGCGGCTGTTATGCCTGCCGCCGGTTTTCCCGGGCCTACCTGCGGCATCTGTTCATGTCCCGGGAGCTGCTGGCCTACCGCCTGGCAACCATCCACAATGTCTATTATTTTGTGCAACTGCTCAACAGCATCCGGACCGCCATCGCCAGCGGCGCCTTTGATTCGTTTCGCAAGCAGTTTTACAGCCAGTTGGAAGGAAACAAAAATGATGATTAA
- the meaB gene encoding methylmalonyl Co-A mutase-associated GTPase MeaB → MKGIQPEEYINGVLAGNRRMIAKAITLVESSLPEHKKAAGQVLEGLLPHSGKSIRVGVTGVPGVGKSVFIEALGTHLTAGGSTVAVLAVDPSSVRSGGSVLGDKTRMEKLAADPRAYIRPSPSGKTLGGIAAKTREDILVCEAAGYEIVIVETVGVGQSETAVAGMVDFFLVLMLAGAGDELQGIKKGILELADAVVVTKADGENVANAERAAKNYETALHMLAPTGSAWHPPVLTCSALTGIGIDQIWQVIRDHQAAMMRTGEFEKKRSEQNTRWMWNLIEEGIRAHFLDLPEVRDQLQKITRQVADGEITAAGGAGRLLFYLDKRSKT, encoded by the coding sequence ATGAAGGGCATCCAGCCAGAGGAGTACATCAACGGGGTGCTGGCCGGCAACCGGCGGATGATCGCCAAGGCCATCACCCTGGTGGAAAGCTCCCTGCCGGAACATAAAAAAGCAGCCGGTCAGGTACTGGAAGGGCTGCTGCCCCATTCCGGAAAGTCGATCCGGGTGGGCGTGACCGGCGTGCCCGGCGTAGGCAAGAGCGTTTTTATTGAAGCGCTGGGTACCCATCTGACGGCCGGGGGATCCACCGTGGCGGTGCTGGCCGTAGACCCCAGCAGCGTCCGCAGCGGCGGCAGCGTGCTGGGGGACAAGACCCGGATGGAAAAGCTGGCCGCCGACCCCCGGGCCTATATACGGCCATCGCCTTCGGGAAAAACCCTGGGCGGGATCGCCGCCAAGACCCGGGAAGACATCCTGGTCTGCGAAGCCGCCGGATACGAGATCGTCATCGTCGAGACCGTGGGCGTGGGCCAGTCGGAAACCGCCGTGGCCGGCATGGTCGATTTTTTTCTGGTGCTCATGCTGGCCGGCGCCGGCGATGAACTTCAGGGCATCAAGAAGGGCATCCTGGAACTGGCCGACGCCGTTGTCGTCACCAAGGCCGACGGAGAGAATGTCGCCAATGCCGAACGGGCCGCGAAAAATTATGAAACGGCCCTGCACATGCTGGCGCCGACCGGGTCGGCCTGGCATCCGCCGGTGCTGACGTGCAGCGCCCTGACCGGTATCGGTATTGACCAAATCTGGCAGGTGATCCGCGATCACCAGGCCGCCATGATGCGGACCGGCGAGTTCGAAAAGAAACGTTCGGAACAGAACACGCGCTGGATGTGGAATCTGATCGAAGAAGGCATCAGGGCTCATTTTCTGGATCTGCCGGAAGTGAGAGACCAGCTGCAGAAGATCACCCGGCAGGTGGCCGACGGTGAAATTACGGCCGCCGGGGGCGCCGGACGGTTGCTCTTTTATCTTGACAAGCGTTCAAAAACATAA
- a CDS encoding carboxyl transferase domain-containing protein, with the protein MGTADKLKGLKQKEEAVRAMGGDKAVAKQVEKGRLTARQRLEALFDMGTFRELDMFVTHRCTNFGMEKVDIPAEGVITGHGLVNGRPVCAYAQDFTSRAGSLGEMHARKITKVMDMALKAGVPMVGMNDSGGARIQEGVDALSGYGEIFYRNSMCSGVIPQISAIMGPTAGGAVYSPAMTDWVFMVKNTSYMFITGPEVIKSVTGEEISFEDLGGAMTHNEKSGVAQFACESDLDAIEQIKRLLSYIPSNNMEDPPVVATGDDPFREAPELDTLIPDDVNQSYDMKAVIRAIVDNGEIFEPHAYFAKNMIVCFARLNNRTIGVIANQPQVLAGCLDINASDKATRFIRFCDAFNIPLLTIADVPGYLPGSDQEWGGIIRHGAKLLWCYSEVSVPQLLLITRKDYGGAYIAMSSRHLGADMVYAWPTAEIAVMGAEGAANVIHRKEIKEAEDPAARRKEKIEEYKQQFSNPYCAAQRGYVDAVIQPRHTRQRLCEALELMCTKRETRPPKKHGNIPV; encoded by the coding sequence ATGGGTACTGCTGACAAGCTCAAGGGATTAAAACAGAAGGAAGAAGCCGTCCGGGCCATGGGTGGCGACAAGGCCGTGGCCAAACAGGTGGAAAAAGGTCGCCTGACCGCCCGGCAGCGGCTGGAGGCACTGTTCGACATGGGCACGTTCCGGGAACTGGACATGTTCGTCACCCACCGCTGCACCAATTTCGGCATGGAAAAGGTGGATATACCGGCCGAAGGCGTCATCACCGGGCACGGCCTGGTCAACGGCCGTCCGGTCTGCGCCTATGCCCAGGATTTTACCTCCCGGGCCGGCAGTCTGGGGGAGATGCACGCCAGAAAAATTACCAAGGTCATGGATATGGCTCTGAAAGCCGGGGTTCCCATGGTCGGCATGAATGACTCCGGCGGCGCCCGGATTCAGGAAGGCGTCGACGCCCTTTCCGGATACGGCGAAATTTTTTACCGCAACTCCATGTGCTCCGGCGTCATCCCGCAAATTTCAGCCATCATGGGGCCCACCGCCGGCGGAGCCGTATATTCCCCGGCCATGACCGACTGGGTCTTCATGGTCAAGAACACCAGCTACATGTTCATCACCGGCCCGGAAGTCATCAAGTCCGTGACCGGCGAAGAGATCAGCTTCGAGGACCTGGGCGGCGCCATGACCCACAATGAAAAAAGCGGCGTGGCCCAGTTCGCCTGCGAGAGCGATCTTGACGCCATCGAGCAGATCAAGCGGCTGCTGTCCTATATCCCCTCCAATAATATGGAAGACCCGCCGGTCGTGGCCACCGGCGACGACCCCTTTCGGGAAGCGCCGGAACTGGACACTCTCATTCCCGATGACGTCAACCAGTCCTACGACATGAAGGCGGTCATCCGGGCCATCGTGGACAATGGTGAAATCTTCGAGCCTCACGCTTATTTCGCCAAAAACATGATCGTCTGCTTCGCGCGGCTCAACAACCGGACCATCGGCGTCATCGCCAATCAGCCCCAGGTACTGGCCGGGTGCCTGGATATCAACGCCTCGGACAAAGCCACCCGGTTCATCCGTTTTTGCGACGCCTTCAACATCCCGCTGCTGACCATCGCCGACGTGCCCGGCTACCTTCCCGGCAGCGACCAGGAATGGGGCGGCATCATCCGGCACGGCGCCAAGCTGCTCTGGTGCTATTCGGAGGTGTCCGTGCCGCAACTCCTGCTGATCACCCGTAAGGATTACGGCGGCGCCTATATCGCCATGAGCTCCCGCCATCTCGGCGCCGACATGGTTTATGCCTGGCCCACGGCGGAGATCGCGGTCATGGGGGCCGAAGGCGCAGCCAATGTCATTCACCGAAAAGAGATCAAGGAAGCCGAAGACCCCGCAGCCAGACGAAAGGAAAAAATCGAGGAATACAAGCAGCAGTTCTCCAATCCCTATTGCGCGGCCCAGCGGGGGTACGTGGACGCGGTCATCCAGCCCCGGCACACCCGGCAGCGCCTGTGTGAGGCCCTGGAGTTGATGTGTACCAAGCGGGAAACCCGGCCACCCAAGAAACACGGCAATATTCCGGTATAA
- the mce gene encoding methylmalonyl-CoA epimerase codes for MKLLKIDHLGIAVNSIEKGKNFWSDVLGLSFEGTETVEAQKVTTAFLPVGESEVELLESTAPDGPVAKFIEKKGEGIQHVAFRVDNIEAALAELKAKGIQLIDEKPRMGAGGAKIAFLHPKATSGVLVELCER; via the coding sequence ATGAAACTGTTAAAGATCGATCATCTCGGCATCGCGGTCAACAGCATCGAAAAAGGGAAAAATTTCTGGTCGGATGTACTGGGGCTTTCCTTTGAAGGCACCGAAACCGTGGAAGCGCAGAAGGTCACCACGGCTTTTCTGCCGGTGGGGGAAAGCGAAGTGGAGCTGCTGGAGTCAACCGCTCCGGACGGGCCCGTCGCCAAGTTCATCGAAAAAAAGGGCGAAGGCATCCAGCATGTGGCCTTCCGGGTCGATAATATCGAGGCGGCCCTGGCGGAATTGAAGGCCAAGGGGATCCAATTGATTGATGAAAAGCCCCGCATGGGCGCCGGTGGAGCGAAGATCGCCTTCCTGCATCCCAAGGCGACCAGCGGCGTGCTGGTGGAATTGTGTGAACGATAA
- the scpA gene encoding methylmalonyl-CoA mutase: protein MADVKKWSELAQKDLKDKPLETLNWLTPEGITIKPLYTREDLDRLEGTDTTPGLDPFTRGVRATMYAYRPWTIRQYAGFSTARASNEFYKKNLAAGQMGLSVAFDLATHRGYDSDHPRVAGDVGKAGVAIDSVEDMKILFDGIPLDKMTVSMTMNGAVLPILAAYIVTAEEQGVAQAQLQGTIQNDILKEYLTRNTYIYPPVPSMRIVSDIIKYCSDNIPKYNTVSISGYHMMEAGADSVLQTAFTLADGLEYIKAALNAGLAIDDFAPRLSFFFGIGMNFFMDIAMLRAARLLWSEIVGRFNPKKPTSRMLRTHCQTSGWSLTQQDPYNNIIRTTLECLSAVLGGTQSLHTNSFDEAVSLPTEFSARIARNTQIIVQEESQITRVVDPLGGSYYIESLTAEIANAARAIMKEVEDLGGMAKAIESGMPKMRIEESAARRQARIDQGKETIVGVNKYLLKDETPLETLEVSEAVRDEQVARLKELRQKRDNAQVKKALEAVTRCAEQGGNLLEACIPAIRARATVGEVSDAIEKVFGRYVATTQCISGIYAGEYGNSEIIASLRKRTDNFAAKNGRKPRILVVKMGQDGHDRGIKVVATGYADLGFDVDIGPMFQTPEEAARMAVENDVHVVGVSSLAAGHKTLVPQLIAALKAEGGENIKVVVGGIIPPRDYDFLYQQGVAGVFGPGTVITDSANQVLNVLEKGA, encoded by the coding sequence ATGGCTGACGTGAAAAAATGGAGCGAACTCGCCCAGAAAGACCTGAAAGACAAGCCCCTGGAGACCCTGAACTGGCTGACGCCGGAAGGCATCACCATCAAACCGCTGTACACCCGGGAAGACCTGGACAGGCTGGAGGGCACGGATACGACCCCCGGCCTTGACCCGTTTACCCGCGGCGTCCGGGCCACCATGTACGCTTACCGGCCATGGACCATCCGGCAGTATGCCGGGTTTTCCACCGCCAGGGCGTCCAATGAGTTTTACAAGAAAAACCTGGCCGCCGGTCAGATGGGCCTGTCGGTCGCCTTTGACCTGGCCACCCACCGCGGCTACGATTCCGACCATCCCCGGGTGGCCGGCGACGTGGGCAAAGCCGGCGTGGCCATCGACTCGGTCGAGGACATGAAGATCCTGTTTGACGGCATCCCGCTGGACAAGATGACCGTTTCCATGACCATGAATGGCGCGGTCCTGCCCATCCTGGCCGCCTACATCGTCACCGCCGAAGAACAGGGCGTAGCCCAGGCCCAGCTTCAGGGAACCATCCAGAACGACATATTAAAGGAATACCTGACCCGCAACACCTACATCTATCCGCCGGTACCGTCCATGCGGATCGTGTCCGACATCATCAAGTACTGCTCCGACAACATCCCCAAGTACAACACCGTCAGCATCAGCGGGTACCACATGATGGAGGCCGGCGCCGACTCGGTGCTGCAGACCGCCTTCACCCTGGCCGACGGCCTGGAATACATCAAAGCGGCCCTTAACGCCGGCCTGGCCATCGACGATTTTGCCCCGCGGCTCTCCTTCTTCTTCGGCATCGGCATGAATTTTTTCATGGATATCGCCATGCTGCGGGCGGCTCGGCTGCTCTGGTCGGAAATCGTCGGCCGTTTCAATCCTAAGAAACCCACTTCCCGGATGTTGAGAACCCACTGCCAGACCTCGGGCTGGAGCCTGACCCAGCAGGATCCCTACAACAATATCATCCGCACCACTTTAGAATGCCTGTCGGCGGTGCTGGGCGGCACCCAGTCCCTGCACACCAACTCCTTTGACGAAGCCGTCAGCCTGCCGACCGAGTTTTCCGCCCGCATCGCCCGCAACACCCAGATCATCGTCCAGGAAGAGTCCCAGATCACCCGGGTGGTCGATCCCCTGGGCGGTTCCTACTACATCGAATCCCTGACCGCTGAAATCGCCAACGCGGCCCGGGCCATCATGAAAGAGGTGGAGGACCTGGGCGGCATGGCCAAGGCCATCGAGTCCGGCATGCCCAAGATGCGGATCGAAGAGTCGGCCGCCCGGCGCCAGGCCCGGATCGACCAGGGCAAAGAGACCATTGTCGGCGTCAACAAGTACCTGCTCAAGGATGAGACGCCCCTGGAAACCCTGGAAGTGTCCGAAGCGGTGCGCGACGAGCAGGTCGCCCGGCTTAAAGAGCTCCGGCAGAAACGGGACAACGCCCAGGTCAAAAAGGCCCTGGAAGCCGTCACCCGCTGCGCCGAACAGGGCGGCAACCTGCTGGAGGCCTGTATCCCCGCCATCCGGGCCAGGGCCACCGTGGGCGAGGTCAGCGACGCCATTGAAAAGGTCTTCGGCCGCTACGTGGCCACCACCCAGTGCATCTCCGGGATCTATGCCGGGGAGTACGGCAACAGCGAAATCATCGCCTCCTTGCGCAAACGGACCGACAACTTTGCCGCCAAAAACGGGCGCAAGCCGAGAATCCTGGTAGTCAAGATGGGACAGGACGGCCATGACCGGGGCATCAAGGTGGTGGCCACCGGATACGCCGACCTGGGCTTTGACGTGGATATCGGACCCATGTTCCAGACGCCGGAAGAAGCGGCCCGCATGGCCGTGGAAAACGACGTCCACGTGGTCGGCGTCTCCAGCCTGGCGGCCGGTCACAAGACGCTGGTGCCGCAGCTGATCGCGGCCCTGAAGGCCGAGGGCGGCGAGAACATCAAGGTCGTGGTCGGCGGCATCATTCCGCCCCGGGACTATGATTTTCTCTATCAGCAGGGCGTGGCCGGCGTGTTCGGTCCCGGCACGGTCATCACGGATTCAGCCAACCAGGTGTTGAACGTCCTTGAAAAAGGGGCCTGA
- the sucC gene encoding ADP-forming succinate--CoA ligase subunit beta, with protein sequence MKIHEYQTKELFRKYNIPTPSGVMAENAADAGKAAGTLGGFPVVVKAQVHAGGRGKGGGVKVVRSADEAEAFAGKLIGSQLVTPQTGPGGTLVRKVLVEQGVNIARELYLSIITDRETASIVIMASEAGGMDIEEVAEKTPEKIIKVFVNPLSGLSAFHCRRVAYGLNLPAAAVKQFTQVVSDLFRLFVDLDASLVEINPLVITAEDAVVALDAKINFDDNALFRHKDILAYRDTGEEDPLEVEASKYNLNYINMDGNVGNMVNGAGLAMATMDIIKLAGAEPANFLDVGGGANAEMVENGFRIILSDKKVKCLLINIFGGILRCDILAQGIVQAARNIDVHVPLVVRMEGTNVEAGKKILADSGLNLLAAENLSDAARKVAQAVKAA encoded by the coding sequence ATGAAAATTCATGAGTATCAGACCAAAGAGTTGTTTCGTAAATACAACATCCCCACGCCTTCCGGGGTCATGGCGGAAAACGCGGCCGACGCCGGGAAAGCGGCCGGGACCCTGGGCGGGTTTCCGGTGGTGGTCAAAGCCCAGGTCCATGCCGGCGGCCGCGGCAAGGGCGGCGGCGTCAAGGTGGTCCGTTCCGCGGACGAAGCCGAGGCCTTTGCCGGCAAACTGATCGGTTCGCAACTGGTAACGCCCCAGACCGGCCCCGGCGGCACCCTGGTCCGCAAGGTGCTGGTGGAGCAGGGCGTCAACATCGCCCGGGAGCTTTACCTGTCCATCATCACCGACCGGGAAACGGCCAGCATCGTCATCATGGCCAGCGAGGCCGGGGGCATGGATATCGAGGAGGTGGCGGAAAAGACGCCGGAGAAGATTATCAAGGTTTTTGTCAATCCCCTGTCCGGGCTTTCCGCCTTTCACTGCCGCCGGGTGGCTTACGGCCTGAACCTGCCGGCGGCCGCCGTCAAGCAATTCACCCAGGTGGTCAGCGACCTGTTCCGCCTGTTTGTCGACCTGGACGCCTCCCTGGTGGAGATCAATCCCCTGGTGATCACGGCCGAGGACGCGGTGGTCGCCCTGGACGCCAAAATCAACTTTGACGATAACGCCCTGTTCCGGCACAAGGACATCCTGGCCTACCGGGATACCGGAGAAGAGGATCCCCTGGAGGTGGAGGCGTCCAAGTACAACCTGAATTACATCAACATGGACGGCAACGTCGGCAACATGGTCAACGGCGCCGGCCTGGCCATGGCCACCATGGACATCATCAAGCTGGCCGGAGCCGAACCCGCCAACTTCCTGGATGTCGGCGGCGGCGCCAACGCCGAAATGGTTGAGAACGGCTTCCGCATCATCTTAAGCGACAAAAAGGTCAAGTGCCTCCTGATCAATATTTTCGGCGGCATTCTGCGCTGCGACATCCTTGCCCAGGGCATCGTGCAGGCGGCCCGGAATATTGACGTTCACGTGCCGCTGGTGGTCCGCATGGAAGGGACCAACGTGGAGGCCGGCAAAAAAATTCTGGCCGATTCCGGACTGAACCTGCTGGCCGCGGAAAACCTGAGCGACGCCGCCCGCAAGGTGGCCCAGGCAGTAAAGGCCGCGTAA
- a CDS encoding pyruvate carboxylase subunit B — MSDHSQVKMTKMNYDKDRPKAENPLKVMDLSLRDGHQSLFATRGRTEDMIPVAEMMDEVGFWAVEMWGGATFDTMHRFLNEDPWERIRTLKRYFKKTAFSMLLRGQNLVGYRNYADDVARVFVERAAENGMDIFRTFDALNDFRNFETVVSVIKKMGKHFQGTICYSLTEPRLGGPVYNVDYFVTKAKELEAMGADTICIKDMAGLVAPYDIYQIVKALKETVKPPIHFHSHFTSGLAPMSHLKAVEAGVDIVDTCLSPYAYRTSHPAIEPLVMALLGTNRDTGFDIKHLVAINTVLERDIMPKYRHLLNEPKMSIIDIDVLLHQTPGGMLSNLFNQLKEMDALDKLDEVYKELPKVRKDLGQIPLVTPTSQIVGVQTVNNVLFDKGGERYQRITDQVKDLCFGLYGKTAVPINPDVQKKALKGYARGEEPFAGRPAEILEPEMEKAKTEISDLAVDIDDTLIYALYPVTGRKFLKWKYGFENPPESVRAKTLDEAKTEETLMAKARAGKLVVKPEKADMPKKSEHLRTFNVFVDNEYYEVGVDETGDSPAIAYIQQAAARIGSGPVMAAPAVSRPAPASAPTAAAPAAPAASPKASPAPVKAEEKKAPAKAADGAKGTPLTAPMPGMIVRYAKNVGDSVAEGETVVVLEAMKMENALPSPAAGTVKAINFSAGDTVKKDAVLCVIG, encoded by the coding sequence ATGAGTGACCACAGCCAGGTAAAAATGACCAAGATGAACTATGACAAAGACCGTCCCAAGGCGGAGAACCCCCTGAAGGTAATGGACCTGTCCCTGCGGGACGGCCATCAATCGCTGTTTGCCACCCGGGGAAGAACCGAAGACATGATCCCGGTGGCGGAAATGATGGATGAAGTGGGTTTCTGGGCCGTGGAGATGTGGGGCGGCGCCACTTTTGACACCATGCACCGTTTCCTGAATGAAGACCCCTGGGAGCGGATCCGGACCCTGAAGCGTTATTTTAAGAAGACCGCCTTTTCCATGCTGCTGCGCGGGCAGAACCTGGTGGGTTACCGCAACTATGCCGATGACGTGGCCCGCGTTTTTGTGGAAAGGGCCGCTGAAAACGGCATGGATATTTTCCGGACCTTCGACGCCTTAAACGATTTCCGCAACTTTGAGACCGTGGTCTCCGTGATCAAAAAAATGGGCAAGCATTTTCAGGGCACCATCTGCTACAGCCTGACCGAACCGCGCCTGGGCGGGCCTGTTTACAACGTCGATTATTTCGTCACCAAGGCTAAGGAGCTTGAGGCCATGGGCGCGGACACCATCTGCATCAAGGACATGGCCGGACTGGTGGCGCCCTACGACATTTATCAGATCGTCAAGGCACTGAAGGAAACGGTTAAACCGCCGATCCATTTTCACAGTCATTTCACCTCCGGGCTGGCGCCCATGTCCCATCTCAAGGCGGTGGAAGCCGGCGTGGATATCGTCGACACCTGTCTTTCTCCCTATGCCTACCGCACCTCCCATCCGGCCATCGAACCCCTGGTCATGGCGCTGCTGGGCACCAACCGCGACACGGGTTTTGACATCAAACACCTGGTGGCCATCAACACCGTGCTGGAAAGGGACATCATGCCCAAGTACCGGCATCTGCTCAACGAGCCCAAAATGTCCATCATCGATATCGACGTGCTCCTGCACCAGACCCCCGGCGGCATGCTCTCCAATCTTTTTAACCAGCTCAAAGAAATGGACGCCCTGGACAAACTGGACGAAGTGTACAAGGAATTGCCCAAGGTCCGGAAAGACCTGGGACAGATTCCCCTGGTCACGCCGACCAGTCAGATCGTCGGCGTTCAGACGGTCAACAACGTGCTGTTCGACAAGGGCGGCGAGCGGTATCAGCGGATCACCGATCAGGTCAAGGACCTGTGTTTCGGATTGTACGGCAAGACAGCCGTGCCCATCAATCCGGACGTCCAGAAAAAGGCCCTGAAGGGATACGCCCGGGGTGAAGAACCGTTCGCCGGCCGGCCGGCTGAGATCCTGGAGCCGGAAATGGAAAAAGCCAAGACCGAGATCAGCGATCTGGCGGTGGACATCGACGACACCCTGATTTACGCCCTTTATCCCGTGACCGGTCGAAAATTCTTAAAATGGAAGTACGGATTCGAGAATCCGCCCGAGTCCGTGCGGGCCAAGACCCTGGACGAGGCCAAGACGGAAGAGACGCTGATGGCAAAGGCCAGAGCCGGCAAGCTGGTGGTCAAGCCGGAAAAGGCGGACATGCCCAAAAAGAGCGAACACTTGCGCACCTTCAACGTGTTTGTGGACAACGAGTACTACGAAGTCGGCGTGGATGAAACCGGCGATTCTCCGGCCATTGCCTACATCCAGCAGGCCGCCGCCCGCATCGGTTCCGGTCCGGTTATGGCGGCGCCGGCGGTTTCCAGGCCGGCTCCCGCGTCGGCCCCGACTGCGGCCGCGCCTGCGGCTCCGGCTGCTTCGCCCAAGGCGTCACCGGCACCGGTCAAAGCGGAGGAGAAAAAGGCTCCGGCGAAGGCTGCCGACGGCGCCAAGGGAACGCCCCTGACCGCGCCCATGCCGGGAATGATCGTCCGGTACGCAAAAAATGTGGGCGATTCCGTTGCCGAAGGTGAAACGGTGGTGGTCCTTGAAGCCATGAAAATGGAAAACGCCCTGCCCTCACCGGCCGCCGGAACGGTCAAGGCGATCAATTTTTCAGCCGGGGATACCGTCAAAAAAGATGCGGTGCTGTGCGTGATCGGTTAA
- a CDS encoding pyridoxal phosphate-dependent aminotransferase — protein MTIARHIAESLQASSWIRKMFEEGTTLKAQHGADRVCDFTLGNPNVPPPESFKKALRDVAGNAAIDHAYMSNAGYPETRQAVAGQVAREQNSPVTGDDIIMTCGAAGGLNVILKAILNPGETVVTPTPFFVEYRFYVQNHGGRLITAPSLPGFDLDLEALSRSIDENTRAVLINSPNNPTGVVYSADTLDRLGKMLAEKSRGMGRNIYLIADEPYRDIVYDNAVVPAIFDKYADSLVVTSYSKTLSLPGERIGFVAVNPAMAHKQDLLAAMVFTNRVLGFVNAPALMQRVIARMPGEHVNINEYARKRERLCAILSDCGYDFIKPAGAFYLFPKSPLADDVAFVRRLQQELVLAVPGSGFGGPGYFRLAYCVDDRTIENAAPGFKKAIEAVK, from the coding sequence ATGACAATCGCCAGGCACATCGCCGAATCACTTCAAGCCTCCTCCTGGATCCGGAAGATGTTCGAAGAGGGCACGACCCTGAAGGCGCAACACGGCGCCGACCGGGTCTGTGATTTCACCCTGGGCAACCCCAATGTTCCGCCCCCGGAAAGTTTCAAAAAAGCGCTGAGGGACGTGGCCGGGAATGCTGCCATCGACCATGCCTACATGTCCAACGCCGGATATCCGGAGACCCGGCAGGCCGTAGCCGGACAGGTGGCCCGGGAGCAGAACAGTCCCGTCACCGGCGACGACATCATCATGACCTGCGGCGCGGCCGGCGGCCTGAACGTCATCCTCAAGGCCATTCTCAATCCCGGCGAAACCGTGGTGACCCCGACACCCTTTTTCGTGGAATACCGGTTTTACGTCCAAAATCACGGCGGCCGCCTGATCACCGCCCCTTCCCTGCCCGGCTTCGACCTGGATTTGGAGGCCCTCTCCCGGTCCATCGACGAAAACACCCGGGCCGTGCTGATCAACTCGCCCAACAATCCCACCGGCGTAGTCTATTCCGCCGACACCCTCGACCGCCTGGGGAAAATGCTGGCGGAAAAGTCCCGGGGCATGGGCCGGAACATCTACCTGATCGCCGACGAACCTTACCGGGATATTGTTTATGACAACGCGGTCGTGCCCGCGATCTTCGACAAATACGCCGACAGCCTGGTGGTCACCTCCTATTCCAAGACCCTTTCCCTGCCCGGGGAACGCATTGGCTTTGTCGCCGTCAATCCGGCCATGGCCCACAAGCAGGACCTGCTGGCCGCCATGGTGTTCACCAACCGGGTCCTGGGATTTGTCAACGCCCCGGCCCTGATGCAGCGCGTCATCGCCCGGATGCCGGGAGAGCATGTCAATATTAATGAATACGCCCGGAAACGGGAACGACTGTGCGCCATTCTCTCGGACTGCGGTTATGATTTTATCAAACCGGCCGGCGCCTTCTACCTTTTCCCGAAATCGCCCCTGGCCGATGACGTGGCCTTTGTGCGCCGACTCCAACAGGAACTGGTCCTGGCCGTTCCGGGAAGCGGGTTTGGCGGCCCCGGCTACTTCCGGCTGGCCTACTGCGTGGATGACCGGACCATTGAAAACGCCGCGCCCGGCTTTAAGAAAGCCATTGAGGCGGTAAAATAA